One Coffea arabica cultivar ET-39 chromosome 5e, Coffea Arabica ET-39 HiFi, whole genome shotgun sequence DNA segment encodes these proteins:
- the LOC113687997 gene encoding chloride channel protein CLC-f isoform X4: MSGSEYGDRNVLLRSNSSASEDDLEAQPTPRSGNKGIKDLLKRLDGGFSNRRFISFNRRSFDGNRHHQLQQNSVHSHSHSDPGVSGDAGDEEMLGDFAPPEWALLLIGCLLGLATGLCVAAFNRGVHVIHEWAWAGTPNEGAAWLRLQRLADTWHRILLIPVLGGVIVGMLHGLLDILGQIQQSTSQGQGFDVLAGIFPTVKALQAAITLGTGCSLGPEGPSVDIGKSCAYGCSVMMENNKERRIALVAAGAAAGISSGFNAPVAGCFFAIETVLRPLRAENSPPFTTAMIILASVISSTVSNAVLGEKQAFTVPTYELKSAAELPLYLILGMLCGVVSVALTYLVAWFTKAFQFMKDRFGIPDVVCPAIGGLGAGIIALRYPGILYWGFTNVDEILHTGKTASAPGIWLLAQLSAAKVVATALCKGSHLVGGLYAPSLMIGAAVGAVFGGSAGELINSAMPGNAAIAQSQAYALVGMAATLASVCSVPLTSILLLFELTKDYRILLPLMGAVGLAIWVPSVTNESKDTELSDSKSSARNYSVISPNEDKNEEGSWGQTDEGKEMELSVVGNPSNCAGMDGEFLLEDLKVSQAMSNDFPKVPPNQTIKEALKCMYDGQQNCVLIVDAENYLEGILTYGDIKRFLFKNSGDASNSNSSLQDVCEVNW; the protein is encoded by the exons ATGTCGGGAAGCGAGTACGGCGACCGCAACGTACTATTGCGCTCCAATTCCTCGGCTTCGGAAGACGATTTAGAAGCTCAGCCAACTCCCCGGAGCGGTAACAAAGGCATTAAAGATCTATTAAAGCGTTTGGATGGAGGCTTTTCTAATCGCAGATTTATTAGTTTTAATCGGCGGTCTTTCGACGGTAACCGCCACCACCAGCTACAGCAGAATTCGGTTCACTCTCATTCGCATTCGGATCCCGGTGTAAGTGGTGATGCCGGTGATGAGGAAATGCTAGGCGATTTCGCTCCGCCTGAGTGGGCGTTGCTGCTTATTGGATGCCTTCTTGGTTTAGCTACTGGTCTTTGTGTTGCCGCCTTTAACCGTGGG GTGCATGTGATTCATGAGTGGGCATGGGCTGGCACTCCTAATGAGGGTGCTGCATGgctacgtttacagaggctagCTGATACTTGGCATCGAATACTATTGATACCGGTCTTGGGTGGAGTAATTGTTGGCATGCTGCATGGTTTACTTGACATATTGGGTCAAATACAGCAGTCCACTTCTCAGGGACAGGGATTTGATGTTCTTGCTGGAATATTCCCGACAGTAAAAGCCCTCCAAGCAGCCATAACTTTGGGCACTGGGTGTTCTTTAGGTCCTGAAGGCCCCAGCGTAGATATTGGAAAATCATGTGCTTATGGTTGCTCAGTAATGATGGAGAACAACAAGGAAAGGAGAATAGCTCTTGTAGCTGCTGGTGCTGCCGCTGGAATCTCTTCAG GTTTCAATGCACCAGTTGCAGGCTGTTTCTTTGCTATTGAAACTGTTTTAAGGCCTCTTCGTGCAGAAAATTCTCCTCCATTTACAACTGCAATGATAATCTTGGCGTCTGTTATCTCATCCACGGTATCAAATGCTGTTCTTGGAGAGAAACAAGCTTTCACAGTGCCCACGTATGAATTGAAATCTGCTGCTG AGCTACCATTATACCTTATATTGGGAATGCTTTGTGGAGTAGTAAGTGTGGCTCTCACTTACTTGGTTGCTTGGTTCACTAAAGCATTTCAGTTCATGAAAGATAGATTTGGAATCCCTGATGTCGTTTGCCCTGCTATTGGAGGTTTGGGAGCTGGGATTATAGCTCTTAGATACCCTGGAATACTTTATTGGGGTTTCACTAATGTTGATGAAATTCTGCATACTGGGAAGACTGCTTCAGCACCTGGTATTTGGCTTTTAGCACAATTATCTGCTGCAAAAGTTGTGGCAACTGCTCTTTGTAAAGGTTCTCACCTTGTTGGTGGCTTGTATGCGCCAAGCTTAATGATCGGTGCAGCTGTGGGTGCTGTTTTTGGAGGTTCTGCTGGGGAGCTAATCAATTCAGCTATGCCAGGAAATGCTGCTATTGCCCAGTCACAGGCATATGCATTG GTTGGAATGGCTGCTACACTAGCTTCAGTTTGTTCAGTGCCTTTGACTTCAATTCTTCTACTGTTTGAATTGACAAAAGATTACCGAATATTGCTTCCTCTCATG GGGGCCGTTGGATTGGCTATATGGGTGCCCTCTGTGACAAATGAATCTAAAGACACAGAGCTATCAGATTCAAAGTCTTCGGCAAGAAATTATTCAGTTATCTCACCtaatgaagacaaaaatgaggaaggAAGTTGGGGGCAAACTGACgaaggaaaagaaatggaaCTTTCTGTTGTTGGAAATCCCAGTAATTGTGCTGGAATGGATGGTGAATTTCTTCTGGAGGATCTGaag GTATCTCAGGCTATGTCAAATGACTTTCCGAAGGTCCCTCCGAACCAAACTATTAAAGAAGCTTTGAAATGTATGTACGATGGTCAGCAGAATTGTGTCCTTATTGTTGATgctgaaaattatttggaaggAATTTTAACTTACGGTGACATTAAGCGGTTTCTCTTCAAGAATTCTGGTGATGCTTCCAACAGTAATTCATCACTTCAAGATGTATGTGAAGTGAATTG GTGA
- the LOC113687997 gene encoding chloride channel protein CLC-f isoform X3 translates to MSGSEYGDRNVLLRSNSSASEDDLEAQPTPRSGNKGIKDLLKRLDGGFSNRRFISFNRRSFDGNRHHQLQQNSVHSHSHSDPGVSGDAGDEEMLGDFAPPEWALLLIGCLLGLATGLCVAAFNRGVHVIHEWAWAGTPNEGAAWLRLQRLADTWHRILLIPVLGGVIVGMLHGLLDILGQIQQSTSQGQGFDVLAGIFPTVKALQAAITLGTGCSLGPEGPSVDIGKSCAYGCSVMMENNKERRIALVAAGAAAGISSGFNAPVAGCFFAIETVLRPLRAENSPPFTTAMIILASVISSTVSNAVLGEKQAFTVPTYELKSAAELPLYLILGMLCGVVSVALTYLVAWFTKAFQFMKDRFGIPDVVCPAIGGLGAGIIALRYPGILYWGFTNVDEILHTGKTASAPGIWLLAQLSAAKVVATALCKGSHLVGGLYAPSLMIGAAVGAVFGGSAGELINSAMPGNAAIAQSQAYALVGMAATLASVCSVPLTSILLLFELTKDYRILLPLMGAVGLAIWVPSVTNESKDTELSDSKSSARNYSVISPNEDKNEEGSWGQTDEGKEMELSVVGNPSNCAGMDGEFLLEDLKVSQAMSNDFPKVPPNQTIKEALKCMYDGQQNCVLIVDAENYLEGILTYGDIKRFLFKNSGDASNSNSSLQDVCEVNWYCETIIW, encoded by the exons ATGTCGGGAAGCGAGTACGGCGACCGCAACGTACTATTGCGCTCCAATTCCTCGGCTTCGGAAGACGATTTAGAAGCTCAGCCAACTCCCCGGAGCGGTAACAAAGGCATTAAAGATCTATTAAAGCGTTTGGATGGAGGCTTTTCTAATCGCAGATTTATTAGTTTTAATCGGCGGTCTTTCGACGGTAACCGCCACCACCAGCTACAGCAGAATTCGGTTCACTCTCATTCGCATTCGGATCCCGGTGTAAGTGGTGATGCCGGTGATGAGGAAATGCTAGGCGATTTCGCTCCGCCTGAGTGGGCGTTGCTGCTTATTGGATGCCTTCTTGGTTTAGCTACTGGTCTTTGTGTTGCCGCCTTTAACCGTGGG GTGCATGTGATTCATGAGTGGGCATGGGCTGGCACTCCTAATGAGGGTGCTGCATGgctacgtttacagaggctagCTGATACTTGGCATCGAATACTATTGATACCGGTCTTGGGTGGAGTAATTGTTGGCATGCTGCATGGTTTACTTGACATATTGGGTCAAATACAGCAGTCCACTTCTCAGGGACAGGGATTTGATGTTCTTGCTGGAATATTCCCGACAGTAAAAGCCCTCCAAGCAGCCATAACTTTGGGCACTGGGTGTTCTTTAGGTCCTGAAGGCCCCAGCGTAGATATTGGAAAATCATGTGCTTATGGTTGCTCAGTAATGATGGAGAACAACAAGGAAAGGAGAATAGCTCTTGTAGCTGCTGGTGCTGCCGCTGGAATCTCTTCAG GTTTCAATGCACCAGTTGCAGGCTGTTTCTTTGCTATTGAAACTGTTTTAAGGCCTCTTCGTGCAGAAAATTCTCCTCCATTTACAACTGCAATGATAATCTTGGCGTCTGTTATCTCATCCACGGTATCAAATGCTGTTCTTGGAGAGAAACAAGCTTTCACAGTGCCCACGTATGAATTGAAATCTGCTGCTG AGCTACCATTATACCTTATATTGGGAATGCTTTGTGGAGTAGTAAGTGTGGCTCTCACTTACTTGGTTGCTTGGTTCACTAAAGCATTTCAGTTCATGAAAGATAGATTTGGAATCCCTGATGTCGTTTGCCCTGCTATTGGAGGTTTGGGAGCTGGGATTATAGCTCTTAGATACCCTGGAATACTTTATTGGGGTTTCACTAATGTTGATGAAATTCTGCATACTGGGAAGACTGCTTCAGCACCTGGTATTTGGCTTTTAGCACAATTATCTGCTGCAAAAGTTGTGGCAACTGCTCTTTGTAAAGGTTCTCACCTTGTTGGTGGCTTGTATGCGCCAAGCTTAATGATCGGTGCAGCTGTGGGTGCTGTTTTTGGAGGTTCTGCTGGGGAGCTAATCAATTCAGCTATGCCAGGAAATGCTGCTATTGCCCAGTCACAGGCATATGCATTG GTTGGAATGGCTGCTACACTAGCTTCAGTTTGTTCAGTGCCTTTGACTTCAATTCTTCTACTGTTTGAATTGACAAAAGATTACCGAATATTGCTTCCTCTCATG GGGGCCGTTGGATTGGCTATATGGGTGCCCTCTGTGACAAATGAATCTAAAGACACAGAGCTATCAGATTCAAAGTCTTCGGCAAGAAATTATTCAGTTATCTCACCtaatgaagacaaaaatgaggaaggAAGTTGGGGGCAAACTGACgaaggaaaagaaatggaaCTTTCTGTTGTTGGAAATCCCAGTAATTGTGCTGGAATGGATGGTGAATTTCTTCTGGAGGATCTGaag GTATCTCAGGCTATGTCAAATGACTTTCCGAAGGTCCCTCCGAACCAAACTATTAAAGAAGCTTTGAAATGTATGTACGATGGTCAGCAGAATTGTGTCCTTATTGTTGATgctgaaaattatttggaaggAATTTTAACTTACGGTGACATTAAGCGGTTTCTCTTCAAGAATTCTGGTGATGCTTCCAACAGTAATTCATCACTTCAAGATGTATGTGAAGTGAATTGGTACTGTGAAACAATTATTTG GTGA
- the LOC113687997 gene encoding chloride channel protein CLC-f isoform X5: MSGSEYGDRNVLLRSNSSASEDDLEAQPTPRSGNKGIKDLLKRLDGGFSNRRFISFNRRSFDGNRHHQLQQNSVHSHSHSDPGVSGDAGDEEMLGDFAPPEWALLLIGCLLGLATGLCVAAFNRGVHVIHEWAWAGTPNEGAAWLRLQRLADTWHRILLIPVLGGVIVGMLHGLLDILGQIQQSTSQGQGFDVLAGIFPTVKALQAAITLGTGCSLGPEGPSVDIGKSCAYGCSVMMENNKERRIALVAAGAAAGISSGFNAPVAGCFFAIETVLRPLRAENSPPFTTAMIILASVISSTVSNAVLGEKQAFTVPTYELKSAAELPLYLILGMLCGVVSVALTYLVAWFTKAFQFMKDRFGIPDVVCPAIGGLGAGIIALRYPGILYWGFTNVDEILHTGKTASAPGIWLLAQLSAAKVVATALCKGSHLVGGLYAPSLMIGAAVGAVFGGSAGELINSAMPGNAAIAQSQAYALVGMAATLASVCSVPLTSILLLFELTKDYRILLPLMGAVGLAIWVPSVTNESKDTELSDSKSSARNYSVISPNEDKNEEGSWGQTDEGKEMELSVVGNPSNCAGMDGEFLLEDLKVSQAMSNDFPKVPPNQTIKEALKCEYMFSFFYMHPRNKLPWKALWTSNLLSRY; encoded by the exons ATGTCGGGAAGCGAGTACGGCGACCGCAACGTACTATTGCGCTCCAATTCCTCGGCTTCGGAAGACGATTTAGAAGCTCAGCCAACTCCCCGGAGCGGTAACAAAGGCATTAAAGATCTATTAAAGCGTTTGGATGGAGGCTTTTCTAATCGCAGATTTATTAGTTTTAATCGGCGGTCTTTCGACGGTAACCGCCACCACCAGCTACAGCAGAATTCGGTTCACTCTCATTCGCATTCGGATCCCGGTGTAAGTGGTGATGCCGGTGATGAGGAAATGCTAGGCGATTTCGCTCCGCCTGAGTGGGCGTTGCTGCTTATTGGATGCCTTCTTGGTTTAGCTACTGGTCTTTGTGTTGCCGCCTTTAACCGTGGG GTGCATGTGATTCATGAGTGGGCATGGGCTGGCACTCCTAATGAGGGTGCTGCATGgctacgtttacagaggctagCTGATACTTGGCATCGAATACTATTGATACCGGTCTTGGGTGGAGTAATTGTTGGCATGCTGCATGGTTTACTTGACATATTGGGTCAAATACAGCAGTCCACTTCTCAGGGACAGGGATTTGATGTTCTTGCTGGAATATTCCCGACAGTAAAAGCCCTCCAAGCAGCCATAACTTTGGGCACTGGGTGTTCTTTAGGTCCTGAAGGCCCCAGCGTAGATATTGGAAAATCATGTGCTTATGGTTGCTCAGTAATGATGGAGAACAACAAGGAAAGGAGAATAGCTCTTGTAGCTGCTGGTGCTGCCGCTGGAATCTCTTCAG GTTTCAATGCACCAGTTGCAGGCTGTTTCTTTGCTATTGAAACTGTTTTAAGGCCTCTTCGTGCAGAAAATTCTCCTCCATTTACAACTGCAATGATAATCTTGGCGTCTGTTATCTCATCCACGGTATCAAATGCTGTTCTTGGAGAGAAACAAGCTTTCACAGTGCCCACGTATGAATTGAAATCTGCTGCTG AGCTACCATTATACCTTATATTGGGAATGCTTTGTGGAGTAGTAAGTGTGGCTCTCACTTACTTGGTTGCTTGGTTCACTAAAGCATTTCAGTTCATGAAAGATAGATTTGGAATCCCTGATGTCGTTTGCCCTGCTATTGGAGGTTTGGGAGCTGGGATTATAGCTCTTAGATACCCTGGAATACTTTATTGGGGTTTCACTAATGTTGATGAAATTCTGCATACTGGGAAGACTGCTTCAGCACCTGGTATTTGGCTTTTAGCACAATTATCTGCTGCAAAAGTTGTGGCAACTGCTCTTTGTAAAGGTTCTCACCTTGTTGGTGGCTTGTATGCGCCAAGCTTAATGATCGGTGCAGCTGTGGGTGCTGTTTTTGGAGGTTCTGCTGGGGAGCTAATCAATTCAGCTATGCCAGGAAATGCTGCTATTGCCCAGTCACAGGCATATGCATTG GTTGGAATGGCTGCTACACTAGCTTCAGTTTGTTCAGTGCCTTTGACTTCAATTCTTCTACTGTTTGAATTGACAAAAGATTACCGAATATTGCTTCCTCTCATG GGGGCCGTTGGATTGGCTATATGGGTGCCCTCTGTGACAAATGAATCTAAAGACACAGAGCTATCAGATTCAAAGTCTTCGGCAAGAAATTATTCAGTTATCTCACCtaatgaagacaaaaatgaggaaggAAGTTGGGGGCAAACTGACgaaggaaaagaaatggaaCTTTCTGTTGTTGGAAATCCCAGTAATTGTGCTGGAATGGATGGTGAATTTCTTCTGGAGGATCTGaag GTATCTCAGGCTATGTCAAATGACTTTCCGAAGGTCCCTCCGAACCAAACTATTAAAGAAGCTTTGAAAT GTGAATACATGTTCAGTTTCTTCTATATGCACCCGAGGAATAAGCTACCGTGGAAGGCATTGTGGACTTCTAACCTGTTATCCAGATACTGA
- the LOC113687997 gene encoding chloride channel protein CLC-f isoform X2, whose amino-acid sequence MSGSEYGDRNVLLRSNSSASEDDLEAQPTPRSGNKGIKDLLKRLDGGFSNRRFISFNRRSFDGNRHHQLQQNSVHSHSHSDPGVSGDAGDEEMLGDFAPPEWALLLIGCLLGLATGLCVAAFNRGVHVIHEWAWAGTPNEGAAWLRLQRLADTWHRILLIPVLGGVIVGMLHGLLDILGQIQQSTSQGQGFDVLAGIFPTVKALQAAITLGTGCSLGPEGPSVDIGKSCAYGCSVMMENNKERRIALVAAGAAAGISSELPLYLILGMLCGVVSVALTYLVAWFTKAFQFMKDRFGIPDVVCPAIGGLGAGIIALRYPGILYWGFTNVDEILHTGKTASAPGIWLLAQLSAAKVVATALCKGSHLVGGLYAPSLMIGAAVGAVFGGSAGELINSAMPGNAAIAQSQAYALVGMAATLASVCSVPLTSILLLFELTKDYRILLPLMGAVGLAIWVPSVTNESKDTELSDSKSSARNYSVISPNEDKNEEGSWGQTDEGKEMELSVVGNPSNCAGMDGEFLLEDLKVSQAMSNDFPKVPPNQTIKEALKCMYDGQQNCVLIVDAENYLEGILTYGDIKRFLFKNSGDASNSNSSLQDVNTCSVSSICTRGISYRGRHCGLLTCYPDTDLSIAKQLMEAKGIKQLPVVKRGSDFQKERKRRVLAVLLYDSIQNALRDEIDRRRSVGQQRLENNQ is encoded by the exons ATGTCGGGAAGCGAGTACGGCGACCGCAACGTACTATTGCGCTCCAATTCCTCGGCTTCGGAAGACGATTTAGAAGCTCAGCCAACTCCCCGGAGCGGTAACAAAGGCATTAAAGATCTATTAAAGCGTTTGGATGGAGGCTTTTCTAATCGCAGATTTATTAGTTTTAATCGGCGGTCTTTCGACGGTAACCGCCACCACCAGCTACAGCAGAATTCGGTTCACTCTCATTCGCATTCGGATCCCGGTGTAAGTGGTGATGCCGGTGATGAGGAAATGCTAGGCGATTTCGCTCCGCCTGAGTGGGCGTTGCTGCTTATTGGATGCCTTCTTGGTTTAGCTACTGGTCTTTGTGTTGCCGCCTTTAACCGTGGG GTGCATGTGATTCATGAGTGGGCATGGGCTGGCACTCCTAATGAGGGTGCTGCATGgctacgtttacagaggctagCTGATACTTGGCATCGAATACTATTGATACCGGTCTTGGGTGGAGTAATTGTTGGCATGCTGCATGGTTTACTTGACATATTGGGTCAAATACAGCAGTCCACTTCTCAGGGACAGGGATTTGATGTTCTTGCTGGAATATTCCCGACAGTAAAAGCCCTCCAAGCAGCCATAACTTTGGGCACTGGGTGTTCTTTAGGTCCTGAAGGCCCCAGCGTAGATATTGGAAAATCATGTGCTTATGGTTGCTCAGTAATGATGGAGAACAACAAGGAAAGGAGAATAGCTCTTGTAGCTGCTGGTGCTGCCGCTGGAATCTCTTCAG AGCTACCATTATACCTTATATTGGGAATGCTTTGTGGAGTAGTAAGTGTGGCTCTCACTTACTTGGTTGCTTGGTTCACTAAAGCATTTCAGTTCATGAAAGATAGATTTGGAATCCCTGATGTCGTTTGCCCTGCTATTGGAGGTTTGGGAGCTGGGATTATAGCTCTTAGATACCCTGGAATACTTTATTGGGGTTTCACTAATGTTGATGAAATTCTGCATACTGGGAAGACTGCTTCAGCACCTGGTATTTGGCTTTTAGCACAATTATCTGCTGCAAAAGTTGTGGCAACTGCTCTTTGTAAAGGTTCTCACCTTGTTGGTGGCTTGTATGCGCCAAGCTTAATGATCGGTGCAGCTGTGGGTGCTGTTTTTGGAGGTTCTGCTGGGGAGCTAATCAATTCAGCTATGCCAGGAAATGCTGCTATTGCCCAGTCACAGGCATATGCATTG GTTGGAATGGCTGCTACACTAGCTTCAGTTTGTTCAGTGCCTTTGACTTCAATTCTTCTACTGTTTGAATTGACAAAAGATTACCGAATATTGCTTCCTCTCATG GGGGCCGTTGGATTGGCTATATGGGTGCCCTCTGTGACAAATGAATCTAAAGACACAGAGCTATCAGATTCAAAGTCTTCGGCAAGAAATTATTCAGTTATCTCACCtaatgaagacaaaaatgaggaaggAAGTTGGGGGCAAACTGACgaaggaaaagaaatggaaCTTTCTGTTGTTGGAAATCCCAGTAATTGTGCTGGAATGGATGGTGAATTTCTTCTGGAGGATCTGaag GTATCTCAGGCTATGTCAAATGACTTTCCGAAGGTCCCTCCGAACCAAACTATTAAAGAAGCTTTGAAATGTATGTACGATGGTCAGCAGAATTGTGTCCTTATTGTTGATgctgaaaattatttggaaggAATTTTAACTTACGGTGACATTAAGCGGTTTCTCTTCAAGAATTCTGGTGATGCTTCCAACAGTAATTCATCACTTCAAGAT GTGAATACATGTTCAGTTTCTTCTATATGCACCCGAGGAATAAGCTACCGTGGAAGGCATTGTGGACTTCTAACCTGTTATCCAGATACTGACCTGTCAATAGCAAAGCAGCTAATGGAGGCCAAGGGAATTAAGCAACTGCCTGTGGTCAAACGTGGATCAGACttccagaaagaaagaaagcggAGAGTTCTTGCTGTTCTTTTGTACGATTCAATCCAAAATGCTCTCAG
- the LOC113687997 gene encoding chloride channel protein CLC-f isoform X1: protein MSGSEYGDRNVLLRSNSSASEDDLEAQPTPRSGNKGIKDLLKRLDGGFSNRRFISFNRRSFDGNRHHQLQQNSVHSHSHSDPGVSGDAGDEEMLGDFAPPEWALLLIGCLLGLATGLCVAAFNRGVHVIHEWAWAGTPNEGAAWLRLQRLADTWHRILLIPVLGGVIVGMLHGLLDILGQIQQSTSQGQGFDVLAGIFPTVKALQAAITLGTGCSLGPEGPSVDIGKSCAYGCSVMMENNKERRIALVAAGAAAGISSGFNAPVAGCFFAIETVLRPLRAENSPPFTTAMIILASVISSTVSNAVLGEKQAFTVPTYELKSAAELPLYLILGMLCGVVSVALTYLVAWFTKAFQFMKDRFGIPDVVCPAIGGLGAGIIALRYPGILYWGFTNVDEILHTGKTASAPGIWLLAQLSAAKVVATALCKGSHLVGGLYAPSLMIGAAVGAVFGGSAGELINSAMPGNAAIAQSQAYALVGMAATLASVCSVPLTSILLLFELTKDYRILLPLMGAVGLAIWVPSVTNESKDTELSDSKSSARNYSVISPNEDKNEEGSWGQTDEGKEMELSVVGNPSNCAGMDGEFLLEDLKVSQAMSNDFPKVPPNQTIKEALKCMYDGQQNCVLIVDAENYLEGILTYGDIKRFLFKNSGDASNSNSSLQDVNTCSVSSICTRGISYRGRHCGLLTCYPDTDLSIAKQLMEAKGIKQLPVVKRGSDFQKERKRRVLAVLLYDSIQNALRDEIDRRRSVGQQRLENNQ from the exons ATGTCGGGAAGCGAGTACGGCGACCGCAACGTACTATTGCGCTCCAATTCCTCGGCTTCGGAAGACGATTTAGAAGCTCAGCCAACTCCCCGGAGCGGTAACAAAGGCATTAAAGATCTATTAAAGCGTTTGGATGGAGGCTTTTCTAATCGCAGATTTATTAGTTTTAATCGGCGGTCTTTCGACGGTAACCGCCACCACCAGCTACAGCAGAATTCGGTTCACTCTCATTCGCATTCGGATCCCGGTGTAAGTGGTGATGCCGGTGATGAGGAAATGCTAGGCGATTTCGCTCCGCCTGAGTGGGCGTTGCTGCTTATTGGATGCCTTCTTGGTTTAGCTACTGGTCTTTGTGTTGCCGCCTTTAACCGTGGG GTGCATGTGATTCATGAGTGGGCATGGGCTGGCACTCCTAATGAGGGTGCTGCATGgctacgtttacagaggctagCTGATACTTGGCATCGAATACTATTGATACCGGTCTTGGGTGGAGTAATTGTTGGCATGCTGCATGGTTTACTTGACATATTGGGTCAAATACAGCAGTCCACTTCTCAGGGACAGGGATTTGATGTTCTTGCTGGAATATTCCCGACAGTAAAAGCCCTCCAAGCAGCCATAACTTTGGGCACTGGGTGTTCTTTAGGTCCTGAAGGCCCCAGCGTAGATATTGGAAAATCATGTGCTTATGGTTGCTCAGTAATGATGGAGAACAACAAGGAAAGGAGAATAGCTCTTGTAGCTGCTGGTGCTGCCGCTGGAATCTCTTCAG GTTTCAATGCACCAGTTGCAGGCTGTTTCTTTGCTATTGAAACTGTTTTAAGGCCTCTTCGTGCAGAAAATTCTCCTCCATTTACAACTGCAATGATAATCTTGGCGTCTGTTATCTCATCCACGGTATCAAATGCTGTTCTTGGAGAGAAACAAGCTTTCACAGTGCCCACGTATGAATTGAAATCTGCTGCTG AGCTACCATTATACCTTATATTGGGAATGCTTTGTGGAGTAGTAAGTGTGGCTCTCACTTACTTGGTTGCTTGGTTCACTAAAGCATTTCAGTTCATGAAAGATAGATTTGGAATCCCTGATGTCGTTTGCCCTGCTATTGGAGGTTTGGGAGCTGGGATTATAGCTCTTAGATACCCTGGAATACTTTATTGGGGTTTCACTAATGTTGATGAAATTCTGCATACTGGGAAGACTGCTTCAGCACCTGGTATTTGGCTTTTAGCACAATTATCTGCTGCAAAAGTTGTGGCAACTGCTCTTTGTAAAGGTTCTCACCTTGTTGGTGGCTTGTATGCGCCAAGCTTAATGATCGGTGCAGCTGTGGGTGCTGTTTTTGGAGGTTCTGCTGGGGAGCTAATCAATTCAGCTATGCCAGGAAATGCTGCTATTGCCCAGTCACAGGCATATGCATTG GTTGGAATGGCTGCTACACTAGCTTCAGTTTGTTCAGTGCCTTTGACTTCAATTCTTCTACTGTTTGAATTGACAAAAGATTACCGAATATTGCTTCCTCTCATG GGGGCCGTTGGATTGGCTATATGGGTGCCCTCTGTGACAAATGAATCTAAAGACACAGAGCTATCAGATTCAAAGTCTTCGGCAAGAAATTATTCAGTTATCTCACCtaatgaagacaaaaatgaggaaggAAGTTGGGGGCAAACTGACgaaggaaaagaaatggaaCTTTCTGTTGTTGGAAATCCCAGTAATTGTGCTGGAATGGATGGTGAATTTCTTCTGGAGGATCTGaag GTATCTCAGGCTATGTCAAATGACTTTCCGAAGGTCCCTCCGAACCAAACTATTAAAGAAGCTTTGAAATGTATGTACGATGGTCAGCAGAATTGTGTCCTTATTGTTGATgctgaaaattatttggaaggAATTTTAACTTACGGTGACATTAAGCGGTTTCTCTTCAAGAATTCTGGTGATGCTTCCAACAGTAATTCATCACTTCAAGAT GTGAATACATGTTCAGTTTCTTCTATATGCACCCGAGGAATAAGCTACCGTGGAAGGCATTGTGGACTTCTAACCTGTTATCCAGATACTGACCTGTCAATAGCAAAGCAGCTAATGGAGGCCAAGGGAATTAAGCAACTGCCTGTGGTCAAACGTGGATCAGACttccagaaagaaagaaagcggAGAGTTCTTGCTGTTCTTTTGTACGATTCAATCCAAAATGCTCTCAG